In Crinalium epipsammum PCC 9333, the following are encoded in one genomic region:
- a CDS encoding dihydrolipoamide acetyltransferase family protein yields the protein MIHEVFMPALSSTMTEGKIVSWLKSPGDKVEKGETVVVVESDKADMDVESFYEGYIATIVVAAGEAAPVGAAIALVAETEAEIETAKQQASQNNSSASAATPQAEAQPAVAVVEAAPAATQANGNGSRQNGRTVVSPRAKKLAKELKVDLNTLQGSGPHGRIVAEDVQAAANPGKQTAGTTATPGMVPVTPPVAPAPVTPTAKPAPAPVAPAATGGQVVALNTLQNAVVRNMVASLQVPTYRVGYTITTDNLDKLYKQVKSKGVTMTALLAKAVAVTLQKHPLVNASYTEQGIQYHGAINIAVAVAMDDGGLITPVLQNADQMDIYSLSRAWKDLVDRSRSKQLQPQEYNSGTFTLSNLGMFGVDRFDAILPPGQGSILAIGAARPQVVATEDGLMGVRRQMQVNITCDHRIIYGAHAAAFLKDLAKLIETNAQSLTM from the coding sequence ATGATCCATGAAGTTTTCATGCCCGCGCTGAGTTCCACCATGACTGAAGGTAAAATTGTCTCCTGGCTCAAGTCCCCAGGCGACAAAGTGGAAAAAGGCGAAACCGTTGTGGTGGTCGAGTCGGACAAGGCGGATATGGATGTTGAGTCCTTTTATGAGGGCTATATAGCTACAATCGTTGTAGCTGCTGGTGAAGCTGCTCCTGTGGGTGCTGCGATCGCACTCGTTGCAGAAACGGAAGCAGAAATAGAAACCGCCAAGCAACAAGCCTCTCAAAACAATTCTTCCGCGAGTGCTGCTACCCCACAAGCCGAAGCACAACCAGCAGTAGCGGTAGTTGAGGCTGCCCCAGCAGCTACTCAAGCAAATGGCAATGGTAGTCGCCAAAATGGACGCACCGTTGTTTCTCCTCGCGCCAAGAAATTAGCTAAAGAACTCAAAGTTGATCTCAACACCTTGCAAGGTAGTGGTCCTCACGGGCGCATTGTTGCAGAAGATGTCCAAGCTGCTGCTAACCCAGGTAAACAAACCGCAGGTACAACTGCAACACCTGGAATGGTTCCTGTCACCCCACCTGTAGCACCTGCACCAGTTACACCCACAGCTAAACCCGCACCAGCACCAGTAGCACCTGCGGCTACTGGTGGTCAAGTAGTAGCATTAAACACACTACAAAACGCCGTAGTGCGGAACATGGTTGCCAGCTTGCAAGTTCCTACTTACCGCGTTGGTTACACTATCACCACAGATAATCTAGATAAGCTTTACAAGCAAGTTAAATCTAAGGGTGTCACCATGACAGCACTGCTGGCTAAAGCTGTAGCAGTGACTTTACAAAAACATCCCTTAGTAAATGCCAGCTATACAGAGCAAGGTATCCAGTATCACGGTGCTATTAATATTGCCGTAGCAGTAGCAATGGATGATGGTGGGCTAATTACCCCTGTACTGCAAAATGCGGATCAAATGGATATCTACTCCTTATCTCGCGCTTGGAAAGATTTAGTAGATCGTTCCCGCAGCAAGCAGTTACAGCCACAAGAGTATAATTCTGGTACTTTTACATTATCCAATCTAGGAATGTTTGGCGTTGACCGTTTTGATGCCATTCTCCCACCAGGACAAGGTTCCATTCTGGCTATTGGTGCGGCACGTCCTCAAGTCGTAGCAACAGAAGATGGGTTGATGGGAGTACGCCGACAAATGCAGGTAAATATTACTTGCGATCACCGCATTATTTATGGCGCTCATGCGGCTGCATTCTTAAAAGATTTGGCGAAGTTGATTGAAACAAATGCTCAATCTTTGACGATGTAA
- a CDS encoding YlqD family protein: MDSNFTLKRPVTIKAVVTPRWKEEAQQQLQAQINELDGQLQQLETQGQRAIAEIQKQSIQPPGPQVVQQIENIQMQVNQRKSELLDQKNQILQQLQQVQFLEMNQEVNQGQIDGLFSLKKGDNLINKLQVEILLRDGIVEEIRGDL; the protein is encoded by the coding sequence ATGGATTCAAATTTCACCCTCAAGCGTCCTGTTACGATCAAAGCCGTTGTTACTCCTCGTTGGAAAGAGGAAGCGCAACAACAACTGCAAGCACAAATTAATGAACTTGACGGTCAGTTGCAGCAGTTAGAAACTCAAGGACAACGGGCGATCGCAGAAATTCAAAAGCAAAGTATTCAACCGCCTGGACCACAAGTTGTCCAACAAATTGAGAATATTCAAATGCAGGTCAATCAAAGAAAAAGTGAACTGCTAGATCAAAAAAATCAAATTCTCCAACAATTGCAGCAAGTGCAGTTCCTAGAAATGAACCAGGAGGTTAACCAAGGTCAAATAGATGGGCTTTTCAGCCTTAAAAAGGGAGACAATTTAATTAACAAGTTGCAAGTAGAAATTCTCCTACGTGATGGAATCGTTGAAGAAATTCGTGGCGATTTATAA
- a CDS encoding AMP-dependent synthetase/ligase, translating into MNNLVTQYPYQVTEQERSNLNRLVDYTSVQSLPEIWSLAAQRFGETVALKDPHTKPEVVITYSQLNKLIQQFAAGLQSLGIKAGDRISLFADNSPRWFIADQGIMTAGAVDAVRSGQAEQEELRFIMANSGSTALVVEDLKTLNKLRDYLNDLPIKLIVLLSDEEPEELANIKMLNFSGLVEVGSSVQLEPVKQTKDTLATLIYTSGTTGQPKGVMLSHGNLLHQVTTLGTVIKPQQGSKVLSILPSWHSYERSAEYFLLSQGCTQLYTNLRYIKQDLKTFKPNYMIAVPRLWESIYEGAQKQFREQPSNKQKLINTFFSISQRYIKARRLAQGLDLENLNPSATEKISAKVQASVLAPVHALGERLVYGKVREATGGEIIQVISGGGSLAKHLENFFEIIGVNILVGYGLTETSPVTNARRPWHNLRGSSGKPIPGTEIKIVNPETRQPLPTGERGLVLIKGPQVMQGYYQNPEATAKAIDSEGWFDSGDLGWVTKENDLVLTGRAKDTIVLTNGENIEPQPIEDACLRSAYVDQIVLVGQDQKSLGALIVPNLDALQQWAFSQNLQLRLPADVPNLPKLEASQSQLKEIDLDSKQIQDLFRQELNREVQNRPGYRSDDRIAVFKLILEPFSIENGMMTQTLKIRRPVVMERYHDMINGMF; encoded by the coding sequence ATGAACAACTTAGTTACGCAATATCCTTACCAAGTGACAGAGCAAGAACGCTCTAACCTGAACCGCTTAGTAGACTATACTTCAGTGCAGTCTTTACCAGAAATTTGGTCACTTGCTGCTCAAAGATTTGGTGAAACCGTTGCCCTCAAAGACCCGCACACCAAGCCAGAAGTAGTAATTACATACAGCCAGTTAAACAAGCTTATACAACAGTTTGCGGCAGGTTTACAAAGCTTAGGTATAAAAGCAGGCGATCGCATTTCCCTATTTGCTGATAATAGCCCACGCTGGTTCATTGCCGACCAAGGCATTATGACGGCGGGTGCAGTTGATGCTGTCCGTAGTGGGCAAGCAGAACAGGAAGAACTGCGGTTTATTATGGCAAATAGTGGCAGTACTGCCTTAGTCGTGGAAGACCTCAAAACATTAAACAAATTACGCGATTACCTTAATGATCTTCCCATCAAGTTAATTGTCCTACTTTCCGATGAAGAACCAGAAGAATTAGCCAACATCAAAATGCTAAATTTCTCTGGACTGGTAGAAGTTGGGTCATCTGTGCAGCTAGAGCCAGTTAAGCAAACAAAAGACACCCTAGCAACCCTTATTTATACCTCTGGCACAACTGGTCAACCCAAGGGCGTTATGCTGTCTCATGGCAACCTTTTGCACCAAGTCACAACTTTAGGAACAGTAATTAAACCTCAACAAGGTTCCAAAGTTCTTAGTATCCTTCCTTCATGGCATAGCTATGAACGCTCTGCTGAGTATTTTTTACTCTCTCAAGGCTGCACACAACTTTATACCAACCTGCGTTACATCAAACAAGACTTAAAAACATTCAAACCAAACTATATGATTGCAGTTCCCAGATTATGGGAATCTATTTATGAAGGAGCGCAAAAGCAGTTCCGCGAACAACCTTCTAATAAACAAAAACTGATTAATACTTTCTTTAGTATTAGTCAACGCTACATCAAAGCACGTCGTCTAGCGCAAGGTTTAGATCTAGAAAATCTCAATCCTTCAGCTACGGAAAAAATTAGTGCTAAAGTCCAAGCATCAGTTCTAGCGCCTGTTCATGCACTGGGAGAACGCTTAGTTTACGGCAAAGTTCGAGAAGCTACTGGCGGAGAAATTATACAGGTAATTAGTGGTGGTGGTTCCCTAGCCAAACACCTAGAAAATTTCTTTGAAATTATTGGAGTTAACATTCTCGTAGGCTACGGCTTAACAGAAACATCACCTGTTACTAATGCCCGTCGCCCTTGGCATAACCTGCGCGGTTCTTCTGGAAAACCAATTCCAGGTACGGAAATAAAAATAGTTAACCCAGAAACCCGCCAACCTCTTCCCACTGGTGAACGTGGTTTGGTATTGATCAAAGGGCCACAGGTAATGCAAGGTTACTATCAAAACCCTGAAGCAACAGCTAAAGCTATTGATTCTGAAGGTTGGTTTGATAGTGGCGACTTAGGTTGGGTGACAAAAGAAAATGATTTGGTGTTGACTGGTCGGGCTAAAGATACAATTGTCTTAACTAATGGCGAAAATATTGAACCGCAACCGATTGAAGATGCTTGTTTGCGGAGTGCCTACGTCGATCAGATTGTGCTAGTGGGGCAAGATCAGAAATCTCTAGGTGCTTTAATTGTCCCAAATTTAGATGCACTACAACAGTGGGCATTTTCTCAAAACTTACAATTGCGCCTACCCGCAGATGTTCCTAATTTACCTAAACTGGAAGCATCCCAGAGTCAATTAAAAGAAATTGACCTTGATAGCAAACAAATTCAAGATTTATTCCGTCAAGAATTAAACCGAGAGGTACAAAACCGCCCTGGATATCGCTCTGATGACCGAATTGCAGTTTTCAAGTTAATTCTAGAACCGTTCTCAATTGAGAATGGGATGATGACCCAAACTTTGAAAATCCGCCGTCCGGTTGTGATGGAACGCTATCACGATATGATCAACGGGATGTTTTAA
- the recQ gene encoding DNA helicase RecQ, with amino-acid sequence MPQLASLEQALKHYFGYDNFRPGQRQIVEEALEKRDLLILMPTGGGKSLCFQLPALLKPGLTVVVSPLISLMQDQVEALLDNGIGATFLNSTVDWADVRSREVGILNGKIKILYVAPERLLTDKFTLFLEQVQRQVGISAFAIDEAHCVSQWGHDFRPEYRQLKQLRQRYRDVPIFALTATATNRVREDIIQQLALRQPSIHISSFNRPNLYYEVQLKQKQAYLQLLKLIRQYEGSGIVYCLSRRHVDEVAFRLQKDGISALPYHAGMTDEERAYNQTRFIRDDVQVMVATIAFGMGINKPDVRFVIHYDLPRNLEGYYQESGRAGRDGEPARCTLLFGTGDLRTINYLIEQKSDAQEQRVARQQLQKMIDYAEGTDCRRKIQLSYFGERFAGNCDNCDNCRDPKPEEDWTIEAMKFLSCVARCQERFGMIHIIDVLRGSARKKIEQYGHHLLSTYGIGKDKSVEEWKMLGRSLLHQGLVDETTDGYRILKLNAHSWEVMKRQREVYIAVPKKHTTDTAKYNPKAIDVEILFHRLRSLRKQVADEQSIAPYVVFADSSLKLMAQQQPQTLDEFAQISGVGAHKLAQYGERFVDEIKTHRQEQQQSINTQKALVSVPEEQPKSATYTQLMTLELHQRGLNILEIAKQRQLRSTTIASHLAELMELNLPVDVNQLVPRKHQEAILQAIKVVGAESLKIIYEHLGENYSYEEIKLVRAWWLHGSNSQQAID; translated from the coding sequence ATGCCCCAACTTGCCTCTTTAGAACAGGCACTTAAACACTACTTTGGGTATGATAATTTTCGCCCTGGACAGCGCCAAATTGTAGAAGAAGCTCTGGAAAAGCGCGATTTACTGATTTTAATGCCCACAGGTGGCGGTAAGTCTCTGTGTTTTCAATTACCCGCTCTGCTTAAACCTGGTTTAACTGTGGTGGTGTCGCCACTAATTTCGTTAATGCAAGATCAGGTGGAAGCTTTATTAGATAATGGTATTGGTGCGACATTTTTGAATAGCACTGTAGATTGGGCAGATGTGCGATCGCGTGAAGTTGGTATTCTAAATGGCAAGATTAAAATTCTCTACGTTGCTCCAGAACGTTTATTAACAGATAAATTTACCCTATTTTTAGAACAGGTACAGCGCCAAGTTGGTATTTCTGCTTTTGCTATTGATGAAGCACACTGCGTTTCTCAGTGGGGACATGATTTTCGTCCAGAATATAGACAATTAAAACAGTTACGCCAACGCTATCGGGATGTACCAATATTTGCTTTAACTGCAACTGCTACTAATCGTGTACGTGAAGATATTATTCAACAGTTAGCTTTAAGACAACCAAGTATTCATATTTCTAGTTTTAACCGCCCGAATCTTTATTACGAAGTACAACTTAAACAAAAACAAGCATATCTTCAGTTATTAAAATTAATTCGTCAGTATGAAGGCTCCGGGATTGTTTATTGTCTGAGCCGTCGTCATGTAGATGAAGTTGCTTTTAGGCTACAAAAAGATGGTATATCGGCTTTACCTTATCATGCAGGAATGACTGACGAAGAACGGGCATATAATCAAACCCGTTTTATTCGAGATGATGTGCAAGTCATGGTAGCTACGATTGCTTTTGGGATGGGTATTAATAAACCAGATGTGCGATTTGTGATTCATTATGATTTACCTCGGAATTTAGAAGGTTATTATCAAGAATCTGGACGTGCTGGTAGAGATGGGGAACCTGCGCGTTGTACACTATTATTTGGTACTGGCGACTTAAGAACTATTAATTATTTAATTGAGCAAAAAAGTGATGCTCAAGAGCAGCGAGTTGCGCGTCAACAACTGCAAAAAATGATTGATTATGCAGAAGGTACAGACTGCCGCCGTAAGATTCAATTAAGTTATTTTGGAGAGCGATTTGCAGGCAATTGTGATAATTGTGATAATTGCCGTGATCCTAAACCAGAGGAAGATTGGACTATTGAGGCGATGAAGTTTTTATCTTGTGTTGCTCGTTGTCAAGAACGCTTTGGAATGATTCATATTATTGATGTTTTACGTGGCTCTGCAAGGAAAAAGATTGAGCAATATGGTCATCATTTGTTGTCAACTTATGGTATAGGAAAAGATAAAAGTGTAGAAGAGTGGAAGATGTTAGGGCGATCGCTCTTACATCAAGGTTTAGTTGACGAAACTACTGACGGTTATCGCATTTTAAAACTCAATGCTCATAGCTGGGAAGTGATGAAGCGCCAGAGGGAAGTTTATATTGCTGTTCCTAAAAAACATACAACTGACACAGCTAAGTATAATCCCAAAGCGATTGATGTCGAGATTTTATTTCATAGATTGCGATCGCTCCGCAAACAAGTAGCAGATGAACAGTCAATTGCACCTTATGTTGTCTTTGCTGATTCCAGTCTGAAATTGATGGCGCAGCAACAACCCCAAACCTTAGATGAATTTGCCCAAATTTCCGGCGTAGGCGCACATAAACTTGCTCAGTATGGAGAACGTTTTGTTGATGAAATTAAAACACATCGACAAGAGCAACAACAATCAATAAATACTCAAAAAGCATTAGTTTCAGTACCAGAAGAACAGCCTAAATCTGCAACTTATACTCAGTTAATGACACTAGAATTACATCAGCGAGGGTTGAATATTTTAGAAATTGCCAAACAACGCCAACTCCGCAGTACTACTATAGCTAGTCATCTCGCTGAATTAATGGAACTAAACCTACCCGTAGATGTTAATCAATTAGTTCCCCGTAAGCATCAAGAAGCAATTTTACAAGCTATCAAAGTTGTTGGTGCTGAGTCACTAAAAATAATTTATGAACACTTAGGAGAAAACTATAGTTATGAGGAAATTAAGTTAGTAAGAGCTTGGTGGTTGCATGGCTCTAATTCTCAACAAGCTATTGATTGA
- a CDS encoding DUF427 domain-containing protein yields the protein MPKAIWNGAVLAESDRCIVVEGNQYFPPDAINKQYFQESNTHTSCPWKGLASYYSIEVDGQVNKDAAWYYPQAKDRAKNIEGYIAFWKGVKVEA from the coding sequence ATGCCGAAAGCAATTTGGAATGGTGCTGTTTTAGCCGAGAGCGATCGCTGTATAGTTGTTGAAGGCAATCAATATTTCCCACCTGATGCCATCAACAAGCAGTATTTCCAAGAAAGTAACACCCACACTAGCTGTCCTTGGAAAGGTCTTGCCAGTTATTACAGCATAGAAGTAGATGGTCAAGTAAATAAAGATGCTGCCTGGTACTATCCCCAAGCTAAAGACAGAGCTAAAAACATCGAAGGTTATATCGCTTTCTGGAAGGGCGTTAAAGTCGAAGCTTAA
- the hetZ gene encoding heterocyst differentiation protein HetZ produces MKDSVTIITIGKIYLRVEEIFQLLFTELQRATRATAENCREVAERISNEVARICNESKRIQASGDVDTWANSLARHRLQQCLHYYQLGSHQGRVDLHSTLSAIIYRYITPLGSPQNYQARLGLIEDFLQGFYAEALNAFRREAQLDARYRPQSLLDLAEYMAFTERYGKRRIPLPGNRSQQLIILRAQTFSSSQPPETSVDMEQAAEGSSADADSNWSDGAMQQVREIMVANEPEPLEASLRDTVIKELMAYLEQHQQNDCADYFALRLQDLSTNEIEEILNITPRERDYLQQRFKYHLIRFALSHRWELVHQWLEADLEKNLGLTPQQWQNFQTKISAEQLKLLQLKQQSVSNVEIARALNCTVNQVEKRWFKLLEQAWEIRNRSLSGSGASKDE; encoded by the coding sequence ATTAAAGACAGCGTAACAATTATCACTATAGGAAAAATCTATCTGCGCGTGGAGGAAATCTTTCAACTGCTATTTACCGAACTCCAACGAGCAACTCGTGCCACAGCCGAAAACTGTCGCGAAGTAGCGGAGCGCATATCCAACGAAGTCGCCCGCATCTGCAACGAAAGTAAGCGCATTCAAGCTTCTGGAGATGTAGACACCTGGGCAAATAGTTTAGCTCGGCATCGCCTCCAGCAGTGTTTGCACTACTACCAATTGGGGTCGCACCAAGGGCGAGTAGACTTACATAGTACATTAAGTGCTATAATATACCGCTATATTACTCCCCTTGGTAGTCCACAAAATTACCAAGCTCGCTTGGGCTTGATTGAAGATTTTTTACAAGGATTTTATGCTGAAGCCTTAAATGCTTTTCGGCGGGAAGCTCAGTTAGATGCCCGTTATCGTCCCCAGAGTTTATTAGATCTGGCAGAATATATGGCTTTCACCGAGCGTTATGGCAAACGTCGCATTCCCCTACCTGGTAATCGTAGCCAGCAATTGATTATTCTACGCGCCCAAACTTTTTCTTCTTCGCAACCTCCAGAAACATCTGTAGATATGGAACAAGCTGCGGAAGGATCATCTGCGGATGCTGATTCTAATTGGAGTGACGGCGCGATGCAGCAGGTGAGGGAAATTATGGTTGCTAATGAACCCGAACCACTAGAAGCAAGTCTGCGGGATACAGTCATTAAAGAATTAATGGCTTATTTGGAACAACACCAGCAAAATGATTGTGCTGACTATTTCGCTTTGCGTCTGCAAGATCTTTCTACCAATGAAATCGAAGAAATATTAAATATAACCCCTCGCGAGCGAGATTACTTACAGCAACGCTTTAAATATCATTTGATTAGGTTTGCGCTTTCCCATCGCTGGGAACTGGTTCACCAGTGGTTAGAAGCAGATTTAGAAAAGAACTTGGGTTTAACTCCGCAACAATGGCAGAATTTTCAAACAAAAATTAGCGCCGAGCAGTTGAAATTACTACAGCTAAAACAGCAAAGTGTATCTAATGTAGAAATTGCTAGAGCGTTAAATTGCACAGTTAACCAAGTAGAAAAACGCTGGTTTAAGCTACTAGAACAAGCTTGGGAGATTCGCAACCGTTCATTATCCGGATCAGGTGCATCGAAGGATGAATAG
- a CDS encoding transglutaminase TgpA family protein, protein MSNPSGTRQRRHLPAFNQFWQNLEETPLSQIENSLWLRVFVQALVAVGIIATDVAAETQTSLWAVPLSIVGATWSWHRRESRNIPVKFLLAIGMLLATADFFRNLIGNLNDTRLVLAQLLIQLQVLHSFDLPRRKDLGYSMVIGLILLGVAGTVSETLTFAPLLIAFLAIALPVLVLDYRSRLGLINDTKSKSPLKIPALAANLSWRRLSIFFLIILALGLSIFALMPRVPGYKLRTLPVSAPIQVEGKLNGSEIVNPGYVRGRRGRGQAGGQGVGTGNGYDQDKTEGKGELDSTFYYGFGNKINQNLRGELKQQVVMRVRSQSPGFWRVQAFDKYTGQGWEVSRSKDVQKIERPSWSYQFMIPLLGIFNRSQEVIQSYTVVSELPNLIPVLANPTEVYFPTEEISIDKENGLRSPVPLTEGTTYSVISQVPYRDRTALGKASTKYSERITNYYLQVPPKIAGKVRKHTEEILARSPKPLTSPYEKALYLTQYVKQRYTLPKNPFGLPFLEDNEDLVEAFLFKYKEGYPDHFSTVLTVMLRSIGIPARLVVGFGEGQFNPFTGFHVVSNTDAFAMTEVYFPRFGWFTFDPIPGHPLIPPSVEEDQTFSVLQQFWKWVAGWLPSPVSSFVSRAFEFIARWIVGAIAWFFALFSKGWVGLFTALITSIVLGFLGWLGWEQFKTWRYRRWLNKLPAMESIYQQMLNTLATQGFRKHPAQTPLEYAQVSRSHHPSVTADAINDISNAYVSWRYGGEQQNTDWLQQRLRELIKSIQPSVVNNQLIRRWKGRKSDRTLA, encoded by the coding sequence ATGTCTAACCCTTCAGGAACCAGGCAACGCCGACATCTACCCGCTTTTAATCAGTTTTGGCAGAATTTGGAAGAAACGCCCCTTAGCCAGATAGAGAACTCCCTATGGCTGCGTGTATTTGTACAAGCTTTGGTAGCGGTAGGGATTATCGCTACAGATGTGGCGGCGGAAACGCAGACGAGTTTGTGGGCTGTACCTCTAAGTATTGTTGGTGCAACTTGGAGTTGGCATCGCAGGGAGTCTCGCAATATCCCAGTTAAGTTTTTGCTTGCTATTGGAATGCTGTTAGCAACAGCAGATTTTTTTCGTAACTTAATTGGTAATCTGAACGATACAAGGTTAGTGCTGGCACAGTTGTTGATTCAACTGCAAGTTTTGCATAGCTTCGATTTACCCCGTCGTAAAGATTTGGGGTATTCGATGGTAATTGGGTTAATTTTATTAGGGGTTGCGGGTACTGTTAGTGAAACTTTAACTTTTGCGCCTTTATTAATAGCATTTTTAGCGATCGCACTACCAGTTTTAGTGCTAGATTACCGTTCCCGCTTAGGACTTATTAACGATACTAAAAGCAAGTCACCTCTAAAAATACCTGCTTTGGCGGCTAACTTATCTTGGCGACGGTTAAGCATATTTTTCTTAATTATTTTGGCGCTGGGGTTAAGTATTTTTGCTTTGATGCCGAGAGTTCCAGGCTACAAACTGCGGACGTTACCAGTCAGTGCGCCTATCCAGGTTGAAGGCAAGTTAAATGGCAGCGAGATTGTTAATCCAGGTTATGTCAGAGGACGCAGAGGCAGAGGTCAGGCTGGAGGTCAAGGTGTTGGCACTGGTAATGGTTATGACCAAGATAAAACTGAAGGCAAAGGCGAATTAGATTCAACTTTCTACTACGGCTTTGGGAATAAGATTAACCAAAATTTGCGGGGTGAGTTAAAGCAACAAGTAGTGATGCGGGTTCGCTCTCAATCACCTGGTTTTTGGCGAGTGCAAGCATTCGATAAATATACAGGTCAGGGTTGGGAAGTTTCCCGTAGTAAAGATGTACAAAAAATTGAGCGCCCTAGCTGGTCGTATCAATTTATGATACCACTTTTAGGAATATTTAATCGTAGTCAAGAGGTGATTCAAAGTTATACGGTAGTATCTGAATTACCAAATTTAATTCCGGTTTTAGCTAATCCTACGGAAGTTTATTTTCCTACGGAAGAGATATCAATTGATAAGGAAAACGGGTTGCGATCGCCTGTACCTTTAACGGAAGGTACTACTTATAGTGTGATTTCCCAAGTACCATATCGCGATCGCACTGCTTTGGGCAAGGCTTCAACTAAGTACTCTGAAAGAATCACTAATTACTATCTCCAAGTTCCGCCGAAAATTGCGGGTAAGGTACGAAAACATACTGAAGAAATTTTAGCGCGATCGCCTAAACCTCTTACCTCTCCTTACGAGAAAGCACTCTACCTAACTCAGTATGTCAAGCAGCGTTACACTTTGCCGAAAAATCCTTTCGGGTTGCCATTTTTAGAGGATAACGAAGACTTAGTAGAAGCGTTTCTGTTTAAATACAAAGAGGGTTATCCTGACCACTTCTCAACTGTGCTAACTGTGATGTTGCGTTCAATTGGAATTCCAGCGCGGTTGGTGGTAGGTTTTGGAGAAGGACAATTTAATCCGTTTACAGGGTTTCATGTTGTCAGCAATACTGATGCTTTTGCGATGACGGAGGTTTATTTCCCTAGATTTGGTTGGTTTACTTTTGATCCTATCCCTGGACACCCATTAATTCCACCTTCAGTAGAAGAAGACCAAACATTTAGTGTTTTACAACAGTTTTGGAAATGGGTAGCTGGTTGGCTACCATCACCTGTTAGTAGTTTTGTAAGTAGGGCATTTGAGTTTATTGCCCGTTGGATAGTTGGTGCGATCGCTTGGTTTTTTGCCTTATTCTCTAAAGGTTGGGTAGGCTTATTTACAGCTTTAATTACCTCTATTGTTTTGGGATTTCTTGGTTGGTTAGGTTGGGAACAGTTTAAGACGTGGCGTTATCGTCGTTGGTTAAATAAGTTACCAGCAATGGAGAGTATTTATCAGCAAATGTTGAATACTTTAGCTACTCAAGGTTTTCGTAAGCATCCAGCACAAACACCGTTAGAATATGCTCAAGTATCGAGAAGTCATCATCCATCGGTAACTGCTGATGCGATTAATGATATTTCCAACGCTTATGTTAGTTGGCGTTATGGTGGTGAACAACAAAATACTGATTGGTTGCAGCAACGTTTGCGAGAATTAATTAAAAGTATTCAGCCGTCTGTAGTTAACAATCAGCTAATTAGAAGATGGAAGGGTAGAAAGAGCGATCGCACTTTAGCGTAA
- a CDS encoding PIN domain-containing protein: MKGLDTNVLVRFLVRDDEQQWQVASQYINDAMLANQPCLINNIVLCEVVWVLRTSYKLSREKLIDTLEKILTANIFVFENRSAIEWAIEQMKSGKADFSDYLITRLNQLAGCQETASFDNKLGQLEGIKLL, translated from the coding sequence TTGAAAGGGCTGGATACCAACGTCCTCGTGCGCTTTTTAGTGCGGGACGATGAACAACAGTGGCAAGTTGCATCACAGTACATCAATGATGCGATGCTCGCTAATCAACCTTGCTTAATTAACAATATTGTTTTATGCGAGGTAGTGTGGGTTTTGCGAACAAGTTATAAACTAAGTCGAGAAAAACTGATTGACACACTGGAGAAGATTTTAACGGCTAATATTTTTGTGTTTGAAAATCGATCAGCTATAGAATGGGCAATTGAGCAAATGAAATCTGGTAAAGCAGATTTTTCTGACTACCTAATTACCCGACTCAACCAATTAGCTGGATGTCAGGAAACCGCTTCTTTTGATAATAAACTGGGTCAATTAGAAGGAATTAAACTGTTATAA
- a CDS encoding AbrB/MazE/SpoVT family DNA-binding domain-containing protein, with the protein MALTKLSNSGQVAIPSKIREWLNLQPGDSIDFVIGEDGKVYLQPAKIDARELSGMLYEPGRKTVSLEEMDTAISQCAGESI; encoded by the coding sequence ATGGCACTAACTAAATTAAGTAATTCTGGACAAGTTGCAATTCCTTCAAAAATTCGGGAATGGCTCAACCTGCAACCAGGTGACTCGATTGATTTTGTAATTGGAGAAGATGGCAAAGTTTATTTACAACCCGCTAAGATTGATGCCAGAGAATTATCTGGAATGCTGTATGAACCAGGTAGAAAAACCGTTTCTCTAGAAGAAATGGATACAGCAATTTCTCAATGTGCAGGAGAGTCAATTTGA